In Coraliomargarita sinensis, the genomic stretch ATGAGGTTGGCCCTGAACGTTGGCGGCGCCAAGGAATATGCCTCCGACGGCCAGCAGCGCGGGCTCTGCGTGGCGCTGCGGATCGCCCAGGCGACTCTGTTTCGGGAAGCCCTGCAGGTGGCGCCGGTATTGCTCGTCGATGATGTCTTGGGCGAACTCGACCCGCATCGTAAAGCCGGTTTTTGGAGGGCCTGCCCCGGGGACTTGCAGATTGTCGCGACCGGCACCGAATTGCCGGAGGATGCTCCCGGGTGGTCCGTCAGTCGGGTCAAGGCGGGGCGCCTGGCGCCGAATTAGCTTCCGTTTAGCTTGAGTTCCTCGGTGAGGCTGAGTTTGCCGGAAGGGTCGCAGTCTGCTCGTATCCCGATAAAGCCATCGGCGAAACGATCATAGTAAGGCCAAAGCAAGGTGCGGTCGGTTTCCGGGATCGCAAGCGCGTCGATCGCCTTTCTGCTGTAGAAGCGGAACCTTCCTTCATCGATCTCCGGAGGCAGCGCGTCGATCGTCCGCAGACAATTAAAGAGAAACATGAGCCAGTGCCCGGAGCCTTCGTAACTTTTTTCCGAAATGTAGCCGAAACAGTGCAGGTCCTGGTCCTCCAGGGAAAGGTTGATCTCCTCCATGACCTCACGCCGGGCACACTCGTAGGGCGACTCGCCCAGACGCATGTCCAGTTTTCCCCCGATCGGGCTCCAGCAGCCAAGGTTTGGGGCTTTGCGCCGCTCAATCAACAAATGCTCCCCGTCAGGGTTTCGAACAAAAACGAGTGCGCTTATTTTAAAAGGAAGAACGGATGTCATGCTACGGCAAGTTCCCGAGCAACGGACGAAGTGCAAGTGAATTTCTCTTTCTGTGCAAAGCGAATGCCCCTGAACCAATACAGTAAAAGAACAGTTAATAAATTAGGGGAAAAATATATTGCTATGGGTCTTTCAGCCCCGTATCGATTAGAAGCTTAAGTTGTTAATATCAATTATCCCATACATTCCCAAATTTTGATGAAGAAGCTGTTATCCCTATGTCTCTTCCCGATCTTCGCTTCGGTCTCTTTATTTGCTCAGAAGGAGGCAATTAAAGTGGACCGGGTTGATTTCAATTCTCTTCGCGATGATTGGATTCAAATGGAGGTGGAACTTTCATGTCACGGAAACCCGTCTCCGGAGGCGCGTGATTCACGGTTCGTGGAAAATATTAGAGTGAAGGTCTATCTGGCCTTCACCCGTGATGAGAAAAAACGCGAGTACGATTACTACGTTTCTGAAGTGGAGATCGTGATTATGGAGCAGGGCGACGACAACAACGTCTACTTCTACCTGCCCGGCCCGATCGCCGAACGCGACCAACTCAACACCGATCCTGACTTTTATTATGTCGAGGTTTCAGTCAATGATGAGGAGCAGTCCCCGCAGAAGTCTGCCATTAGCAGCAATATCCCGAATTTGGAAATCCTTGAGTCCTTTATCTCCAAGGCTGACGCAGGAAGTCTGGAAAACGAACATTTACTCATGCCGATATATCTGGTTTCCGGGGTTGAACTTGGGCGCGTCAGTGATCTTCCTGTGTTTCTGCGTCGCGACGTGCGCCAGTAACTTCTCCTGCTAGAAACCTTTCGTATCGATGAGTAGCTCGAAACAATTAATCATTAACTGCGGCGCCAGCCGGGTCACTGCAGCGGTAGCTGAAGTGCAGGCAGGCGAACTGAACATGGAGAGATGGGTCACTGTCCCACTCGACTACGATTTCACTGAAGACGAGTCCTGGCTTGATGCCGTCAGATCCGCCCTGCAAGAACTCTCCCATAGGCACCATTTATCAGGCAAGGCTTCGATTATCATCCCGGGTAATCAGGTTCTGACCAAAACGATCCGCATCCCGCATGTTGAAGAAGCCAAGCGAGCCCAAATCCTCGCTTTTGAGGCGCAGCAGAATATTCCCTATCCTTTGCACGAGGTCGTTTGGGACAGCCAAGTGGTTGGGGATGACGGCGTGGAGACGGAAGTTCTATTCATTGCTTGTAAGTCAAATACCATCAGCGAGATTTGCAACATGGTCGCCGGAGCGGGCTTCACGCCTGAAAGGATCAGTGCCGCGACAATTCTCGAGTTTAATGCACTGCAGTTGGCCTCGCGTGACATCGAAGAGGATGTCCTTCTGATTAACATCGGGGCGCGCTCCACTAATCTCGTCTTCAAGAGCGAAAAAGGCTTTTTCGTTCGGAATATTCAACTGGGGGGGAACACACTCACCCAGAATATCGCGGACAGCCTTGGTAAAACCTTCCCCCAGGCCGAAGAAATCAAGCAGAAGTTTTTTACCGAGGAGCTGGATTATGGCGACGACGATTCGGGAGCAAAGTTGTTGCAAGGCTCCGCCGATGCATTTGTCCGCCGCACAAGCCAGGAAATTACCCGTTCCATCGTAAATTACCGGCGTCAGAAAAATGCACCGGCGCCCAAGCAAATTCTTCTGACCGGTCGCGGATCCCTCCTGCGTGGATTATCCGAACAACTTTCCACCAGTCAGAAGATCGCAGTCGATTTTTTCGACCCGTTAAAAGGTGTTGTCCTTGGCGGTGCAATTACGGCAGGTGCTGAAGAACTGCGACTCGAAGCGGGGGAAATTATTGGCGAAGCCGCCCGGTCGATTATTGCGGACAGTGCCGGAGTCAATCTTCTGCCCGGGGACTTACAGGCTGAGATCGACTTCCGTTCCAAAAAACCGCTGCTTGTCGCGGCGGCAATTTGTCTCGCACTTGCACCCTGGCCGGCGTTCTTCGGCTACAAACAAATCAGTGCCGACTATGAAGAGCGAGCGAGCGCCTTGCAGGCCGAGGCCAATCCATTGCGGGTGCGTCAGTCCGAGATTAGCAACCTCGAAGATAAGGCACGCGAGGTAAGCGCCTCGATTGAGCAAGTTAAAGGGCTGGTCAACTCCAAGGCCAACTGGATCCAGTTTTTCGCGGAATTGCAGGAGAGTCTAATGCAGGCTGAGGACGTTTGGTTGGACGATCTGGCCGTTGAGCGCGGAAAATCCGACGAGGGCGATACGGCCTCTTATGAAATTGCGTTGAAAGGCCAGATGCTTGTTCGCGAGACTGCCAGCGGCAGCGGCATCAACCGTGAAGTCCTGACGAATCGTATCAAGCAGCTACAGGCAAGCTTTGAGAATTCCGAGTTCGTCGTCACTTCCAAGCCGCCGAACATCAACTGGAATAGTCTGCGAAACGGACTCAACGTACTGCCATTCAGCATTAACCTGGTGGTGGATACCTCCAAAACTCTTTAATTCACAATGAGCTTCTTCAAAAAAAACCTGCTCTTCTGTATTGTTGTCTTCCTTTGCGTCGCAGCAATGTGTGCGGGCCTGTTTCTGGCTTTCTCAGCGTCCGGTAAAGTTAAGGAAGCGAAGAACAGCCTGAATAGTGCGGAGTTGCAACTCACCGCCTTACTCGGCTCGGATCCCGCACCCTCGGTGGACAATCTGCAGGCGGCAAAGCAGAACCTGAGTGAGCTCCAGCAATCCCTATCGCAAATCCGTAAGGAATTGCAGAAGGGGGCCTCGCTCAGCACTTCGGAGGATGGCGTCAGTGTGATGGCTGGCATCCAGCAATACATTTCCAAGTTTCAGAAGGCGACAGACGAACATGTTGATGAGACCGGCGAGCCCGCCGAGATCGTCACACCACAAGACTTCGCCTTCGGCTTTGAGCAATATATCGACGAGGCATCTATGCTGGAAGATCCGGAGAAAGTTTCTCTTCTCGACAAGCAGCGACAAGTATTGAGTTATCTTCTCACGCAGCTGATCGCGTCGGATCCTGAGTCAATTGATAAAGTTCGCCGTGAGGTGTTGGAAGAGCCTGCCGGAGAGGGGGCCAAAACCTTTAGGGTTGATCCAGCCGTCTCAGCGCGAGTGCCCGGCGCGATCGATACGATGGGCTTCAGCTTAACATTCAGCGGGTATACGGATTCCTTGCGCGAACTGCTTAACCGGTTGTCGCGCTTCGACTTGCCAATCGTCGTACGCAGTATTGAAGTGGACCGCCCGTCTGGAAGCGAAACCGTGGTTGCCCCAACAAACCGCGGGGGCGCGGACAATATTTTTGATCTCTTTGGCGGTGGCGAGACTGCCGGCACTGAAGAGGAGTCGAGCGAAGGCCCGAAACCTGTTATCGAAGAGAATATTTCCCAGTTTACGGTCATTCTCGAGCTCATCGAGGTGGTTTTGCCGGAGACGCAAACCCAGGAAGATTCTGACACTGTATGAAAAAATTATACGACAAGCTGATCTTGGTACTAGCGCTTCTGGCACTACTCGGGGGAGCGGCACTCTACTTTTTGAAATCGGACGTCACCTCGCAGCAAGCCGCTGCCGGGGACGCTGAGCCTGCTGGCAACCCTTACCAGCCAATCCCGATTCCCGAGCCATCCGCCAAAACGGCAAGCTGGCCGGAACCTGAACATCAGTCGTCGGGCCCGAACTGGCTGTATGATGTATTTACGCCGCCGAAAATCTACATCGACAGGCAAGGAAACTTTACCGCTGAACCTCCCAAGGTAATCGACCAGGATGAGCCGTTCGGAGTTTATCTGGCTAAAATGGAGCGTATGCCGTACCGAATCCAGATGCAGGGCTACAGTGGCGATCGCGATAAGCCGGGCGAGGCGGTCCTCTTCTTCTTCGATGAAGAACGGCAACTTCGGTTCTTTATCCGCGAAGGGCAAACGAACGACGAATCTGAAGTCGAGGTACTCGATTTTACGATCGAACGTGAAATTGACGATGATAACAATGTGGACGTGACTGCCGTCGCCACCATCCTGGACAAACGGAGCGGAGAGGAAGTAAAGCTGAATGACGAGGAAAGACTATTTAGCTCAGAAGTCACCTTGTTGTTCCGGTCCGAGGAAGATTCCGAAGTTGAGGTTGAGCTCATGATTGACCCACAGGAACCAACAACCGCCTTCCAGACATCTGCAGGCGAGTTCGTCCTAAAAGAAATAAACCTTGAAGACCAGACTGTAACAGTAGAGAAAAAAGCTACCGAGGACATGGAGTCACGTACTCTCACCCTATCACCGACGATATATCAAAAGCCAGAAGACACTCAACCCAATGTAGAAGCCGAAGAAGATTCGAGCAACGATGCCGAATTTGATTTTGCCTTCTAACGACGATTTCAACAAACAACTCATTCCCTGATAAGATTATGAAACAATACCTCATTGCATGTATGCGCCCTGCTGCGGTTATCCTCGTGATGGCTCTAGCGTTTGTTGCGCTTCTTTCACCACAGAATGTGCAGGCGCAAACTGCCACAGATAAAGTTCGCCTGATGGCAGATACTTTGCGAGCTCGTGATTCAGGCAATCTGGAGGTGGCTAAAGAAAAAGCTGAAGAGCTTATCAAAATTGCCCCGCAGGACGAAAACGTCCAGCGATTGCTCGCCTCGATCAACCGCGAATTGGACAGTCGTTCATCCGGCGGTGACGCAGCATCCCCTTCCGTGTTTGGGCAAGCCCCCGAGGTGGATGTTGAAGCTGCCATGGAAATGGATCCCAAGGCAACCAGCACAAACAACGTGATCGCTGCGGCAGCTTCGGAACAGGAAGCCCGTATTCAGGCGGCACAGGCGGCCATTGGCGAAGCAAAGCAATTGGCACAGTTGGGTGCTTACGGTGACGCCAGCAACCTTCTTGATTCTGCCGCTGCAAGCTTGACCTTGAATACTGCCACGGAAAGCACGCTTGCCGCCGTCGAAGAGGCTCAAGCCAATGTGATCTTGATGGAAGCGAAATCCCTTGCTGACGCGGGAGATTTAAAGGGAGCAGAAGACTTGGTTGAAGACTACCGCGCTGCGGGTGGCAACAAGCGCACTGCAGATTCGATGGCGCGGTCGCTTGACGAAGAAATTTCCGATCCTTACAGACTGGATGTGAACGAAGTCAGTCCTGAGTATACCTCACAAAACAAGATTATCCGTGACTTGCTGGCTCGTGGCCGCGCACAGTTTTTGAATGGCGACTATGACGGAGCACAGGCTACCTTCAAAGAAGTTGAAGCTCGCGATGCCAACAATGCCGAAGCTAAGCTTTTTCAAACAAGAATTGCTACCATTCTCGGCAACATCCACTCGCAGAACCATTACAAGACACGCGAGCAAATGCTAACGGAGGTCGACCAATCATGGGAACGGCCCAAGGTGTTTGACATCTCTACGATTGAAGAAGTCGGACCGATTAACGAAGGTCTGCAAGAAAAGCTGAACAAAACAATCATTCCTCAGGTGAATTTTTCCGGTATGGAGCTCACCCGCGTGATCGAAACGCTTTCAGAGCTCTCTGCAGTTTACGATCCGGAAGGCAAGGGCCTGAATATCGTTCCGATTTTCAATCCCAATGAAACAAACCCCCGGGTTAATATCTCCCTGCGCAATCTGAACCTGGACCGTATTCTCCAGTTTGTGACACAACAGGTCAATTTCTCGTATGACGTTGGTGCCGATGCGGTTACCATTCAGCCCAGTGACAGCTCCGGTGGTGTGTCCAATACCTTTACGGAATTCTTCCCCATCACACGGGCAACGGTGATTCGCCTTACCGGTGTACGTGGTGGAGGCGGTTCCTCCGGACCCGTCGACCCGTTTTCTGCTCCGGCAGCTTCCAGCAGTGGCCCGAGTGCCAGTGAAGAAACCGAAGCGTTGCAGAGCTTCTTCCAGAGTGCAGGGGTGAACTTTGAGCTGACCGGCACAAGCCTGGCGTTCGACGGTGAGCAACTGATTGTCACGCAAACACGCCGTAACCTCGAACGTATGCGCACCATCCTGCGCAACTACAACGAGGTCAAACAGGTCGAAATCGAGGCGAAGTTCCTCGAAGTGGCACAAAATGATCTGGATGAACTCGGCTTTTCCTGGGGTGTTGGCGATGGAGCGCGTGAGCTCGTCGGTACGGACGGTTTCCCGATTCTTGACCAGTTCGGAAATCCGACTACAGAATATTCCCGAGTCGGCACCACTCAGGGCCGTACTCTGAACGATACGTTCACCACGGATGCGTCCACCGCGGAGATCAATATTAGCGGACTTGATCCGATTCCGGTTGCACCTCCTACTCTCAACACTGCTATCGACTTGGCATCCGGCGCGGGTAACCTGTTCTCCGCGACTGGCTGGAGTGCAGCCGGTGTTGATGTCGATCTCGCAATCCGTGCCTTGTCGCGCAAAGCCGGAAGCGACCTGATGAGTGCTCCCAAGGTAACCGTACTTTCGGGCAAAAAGGCGACTATTACGGTCGCACAGGAACTGCGTTACCCGGAAAGTTATGGTGATATCGAATCACAAGTGGGTGGTGGTAACAACAACAACAGCGTCAACGGCAACGGCGGAGGATCTTCCATCTCCATTACCGCTGGTACGCCGCAAGACTTTGTGACTCGTAATGTAGGTGTGGAGCTCTCGGTGACGCCTAACGTCGAAAACGACGATACCATCAGCTTGCTGCTTGAGCCGCGTGTCACTGAGTTTGAAGGCTTCGTTGAGTACGGCGGCCCCAGTGTCGCGGCAATCAGCGGCGGCCTGGGTAGTCAATCGACGGTGGTGACTGTTCCTGCCGGCTTCTATCAGCCGATCTTTTCGACTCGTGAGATGTCCACTGAAGTGACGATCTTCGATGGCGCGACTCTAGTCATGGGCGGCTTAACCCGCGACGAAATCAAAAGTTTCAACGACAAGGTGCCGGTGCTTGGTAATATTCCCGGTGTCGGTCGACTCTTCCGGTCGGAAGGCGAAACTCGTCAAAAGCGTAATCTGTTGGTCTTTGTTACGGCCAACCTGATTAGCCCGGGTGGTTCGCCGGCACGTCAAAACTACCGGAACGTGGATGCGAACTCACTCTTCCAGAATCCTACTATCATGACTCCATCCGGTGCTGCGAATCGCGGGATCGACGAAGTTACTGAGTAAGAACCTGTTAAATTAACATTATTTTTACGGGGGAAGTCGAACTTTTGTTCGGCTTCCCCTTAAATCGATGCATAGTATGAATACCAAAATAAGTATTCGGGTTCACGCTATGCCCCGAAAACTATAAATCGTAACCCCTGCTTTGTCGGTAATGCCTGCACACAATCCTCAGAAAAAAAGAGCTAAACTGTTGGTTCTTGCCCTTGTGTTCGTAGCCGGAGCTGTACTGACACTAAATTTCACGGGGCGTGATAACGCACCAGCTTTTGAAGAACAGACCAAGGCCACACAAGACAGCGTTGACGCTGAGAGCGGTGATGCGAACAAGGCATCAGTTCAGGCTGCGCTAAAATCGTCTGAATCGGCGCTGGAAAAAACCGCAGCGCACGGCGCGGATTGCGCACATTGTCAGGCTGCGGCTGAAAAACCCACGGCAGCAGATGCCGTCAAAGCAGCTGCGCAATTAACGACGCAGCCGCGTTTCGACTCAATCTTCAAGAACATTGCCAAGGAGCAGCCGACCTACACCCGTTCGGATTTTGATTTTCTGGCAGGGAGTCAAGTTGGCGATGCTGTAGCCTTTGAGTTGGCGGGCCGGCAATTCTCCGGCGAAGTTGCACTGGTACGGGAAGGAAAAAAAACCAAAGCCTACTCGATGGAATTTCCCGAAGGGACGTTTACTGTGACGACAAACAAGGTGGGCGAGTTTCAGGCTTTCTTTATGTTTCGGGGGGATTCTCGAGCTGTCGAGATCTCGGAAATAGATTCGGAGCTGGGCAGGATCGGGCATGAAGTGCAGGTCGTAGACGGGCAAGTCTCGAC encodes the following:
- a CDS encoding Amuc_1100 family pilus-like protein, yielding MSFFKKNLLFCIVVFLCVAAMCAGLFLAFSASGKVKEAKNSLNSAELQLTALLGSDPAPSVDNLQAAKQNLSELQQSLSQIRKELQKGASLSTSEDGVSVMAGIQQYISKFQKATDEHVDETGEPAEIVTPQDFAFGFEQYIDEASMLEDPEKVSLLDKQRQVLSYLLTQLIASDPESIDKVRREVLEEPAGEGAKTFRVDPAVSARVPGAIDTMGFSLTFSGYTDSLRELLNRLSRFDLPIVVRSIEVDRPSGSETVVAPTNRGGADNIFDLFGGGETAGTEEESSEGPKPVIEENISQFTVILELIEVVLPETQTQEDSDTV
- a CDS encoding NUDIX hydrolase, coding for MTSVLPFKISALVFVRNPDGEHLLIERRKAPNLGCWSPIGGKLDMRLGESPYECARREVMEEINLSLEDQDLHCFGYISEKSYEGSGHWLMFLFNCLRTIDALPPEIDEGRFRFYSRKAIDALAIPETDRTLLWPYYDRFADGFIGIRADCDPSGKLSLTEELKLNGS
- the pilM gene encoding pilus assembly protein PilM, which produces MSSSKQLIINCGASRVTAAVAEVQAGELNMERWVTVPLDYDFTEDESWLDAVRSALQELSHRHHLSGKASIIIPGNQVLTKTIRIPHVEEAKRAQILAFEAQQNIPYPLHEVVWDSQVVGDDGVETEVLFIACKSNTISEICNMVAGAGFTPERISAATILEFNALQLASRDIEEDVLLINIGARSTNLVFKSEKGFFVRNIQLGGNTLTQNIADSLGKTFPQAEEIKQKFFTEELDYGDDDSGAKLLQGSADAFVRRTSQEITRSIVNYRRQKNAPAPKQILLTGRGSLLRGLSEQLSTSQKIAVDFFDPLKGVVLGGAITAGAEELRLEAGEIIGEAARSIIADSAGVNLLPGDLQAEIDFRSKKPLLVAAAICLALAPWPAFFGYKQISADYEERASALQAEANPLRVRQSEISNLEDKAREVSASIEQVKGLVNSKANWIQFFAELQESLMQAEDVWLDDLAVERGKSDEGDTASYEIALKGQMLVRETASGSGINREVLTNRIKQLQASFENSEFVVTSKPPNINWNSLRNGLNVLPFSINLVVDTSKTL
- a CDS encoding type II secretion system protein GspD; its protein translation is MKQYLIACMRPAAVILVMALAFVALLSPQNVQAQTATDKVRLMADTLRARDSGNLEVAKEKAEELIKIAPQDENVQRLLASINRELDSRSSGGDAASPSVFGQAPEVDVEAAMEMDPKATSTNNVIAAAASEQEARIQAAQAAIGEAKQLAQLGAYGDASNLLDSAAASLTLNTATESTLAAVEEAQANVILMEAKSLADAGDLKGAEDLVEDYRAAGGNKRTADSMARSLDEEISDPYRLDVNEVSPEYTSQNKIIRDLLARGRAQFLNGDYDGAQATFKEVEARDANNAEAKLFQTRIATILGNIHSQNHYKTREQMLTEVDQSWERPKVFDISTIEEVGPINEGLQEKLNKTIIPQVNFSGMELTRVIETLSELSAVYDPEGKGLNIVPIFNPNETNPRVNISLRNLNLDRILQFVTQQVNFSYDVGADAVTIQPSDSSGGVSNTFTEFFPITRATVIRLTGVRGGGGSSGPVDPFSAPAASSSGPSASEETEALQSFFQSAGVNFELTGTSLAFDGEQLIVTQTRRNLERMRTILRNYNEVKQVEIEAKFLEVAQNDLDELGFSWGVGDGARELVGTDGFPILDQFGNPTTEYSRVGTTQGRTLNDTFTTDASTAEINISGLDPIPVAPPTLNTAIDLASGAGNLFSATGWSAAGVDVDLAIRALSRKAGSDLMSAPKVTVLSGKKATITVAQELRYPESYGDIESQVGGGNNNNSVNGNGGGSSISITAGTPQDFVTRNVGVELSVTPNVENDDTISLLLEPRVTEFEGFVEYGGPSVAAISGGLGSQSTVVTVPAGFYQPIFSTREMSTEVTIFDGATLVMGGLTRDEIKSFNDKVPVLGNIPGVGRLFRSEGETRQKRNLLVFVTANLISPGGSPARQNYRNVDANSLFQNPTIMTPSGAANRGIDEVTE